A window of Cytobacillus sp. FSL H8-0458 genomic DNA:
TCTGGGTATTCTTATTCGAAAACGGTACCTGAAAAAATCTAATGAGGAAAATACAATGAACAATAGTTAACAGCAGTTCAATAAACTTCTAATGATTTTTTTTGCAGGAAGGGATGAAACATGAATAAAGAAGATCCTTATAGAGATCAAGCTGAAAGACTCCGCAAGAAGATTGACAGAAAACAGGAAACGGGAGACAGCGGGCAAAAATCCGCTTTGCCGCCGCGGAGCCGTATACATCAGGAAAAAAGAAAAAAAAATAAATGGAGAGTTAAATACCCTGTTATTCGCTTGCTGGCTTTATTTTTTATCCTGCTCCCGATTACCATTTTCAGCATATATCAATATATAAGCAGTGATAAAAGCATCAATACCGGGTTAAATGCAGAATCTGAAGAAATGGGTTCTGAAACGGTTGTTTTCGCCACAAATGATGAAGATGAAGGGACGACCATAGAAGTAAGAGAAGAGCAGGAAAGTGAGAAGCCTAAAAAAGCTGAAAAAGCTGAAGAGACACAAGAGAAAGAAGCTGCCAGCGACCAGGAGAAAAAACAGGTTCCCCAAAAGTCTGCTGCAGAAGATAAAGGTTCTGAACCCGCTTCCGATAAAGAGGCCAAAGAAACAGCTTCTGTAAGTACAGACCCTTCAAAAACAGCCGGGACACAGGAAGAATTAAAAAAGGAAGGCAAAGTTGTCTACCATACAGTTCAACCGAAGGAAACAATCTTTCGAATTGCCATGACCTATTATAAGTCACAGTCCGGAATTGAAATAATAAAGCAAGCCAACAATTTGCCGTCAAATGAAATACAAACAGGTCAGGTATTAAAAATCCCGCTTGAGCAATAAAAGAGTCTCAGGCCATCAGCTTCCTTCTCTCCCAGTCATAGAATAATGTACAAGCTCATACATTATTATGAAAGGGAGGGAGCGTTTTGGAATCGCCGATTAGAATGCTTGACGAACGTACAGACCAGGCAACAAGAAAAATGCTTGAGAAAGTAGTAGAGAGAAAACAAAAGTTTGACCGATTCAAGTCCTGGCATTTAATTGCCATGTGGGCGACTGTTTTTATATCTTTTTTATTCTTATTCTATCTTTATAAGAGTGTTATGCAGCCATACTCTTATTCGTTTGCATCCATGTTTTCGGCTTTTGTCAATCAGTCTGCTAATTTCTATTTACTCGTTTTTACGGTTGGTCTTTATGGGCTTATGAATCTTCTGAGAGAAAAAAGAGAGAAAGCAGAAAAAGAATTTCATGCCCTCAGGTGTGAAATAATTGATAAGAGCAAAGATCTCTGGAAAAAAGAAGATGAATGGAAAAATCGCCATACCGTTTTCGAAATGATGAAAAAAAATTATGATATAAACCTTTATCATGAGAACAAATGAAAGATCAGCAAATGGAAAAAGAAGCAGCCTGCCTGCTTCTTTTTGTTAAGTATTTAGAAGAATTTTTTCTTATCCCGTTCTTCCTTTAGAATTTCAACGGCTTCTCTGAAGCGCTGGGAATGAATAATCTCTCTTTCTCTTAAAAACCGGAGTCCGTCATTAAGATCCGGGTCATCACTCATGTTTATAATCCACTGATAGGTTGCCCTTGCTTTCTCTTCTGCGGCGATGTCTTCGTATAAATCAGCTATTGGATCGCCTTTTGCCTGGATATAAGAAGCTGTCCAAGGCACACCTGCAGCATTATGATAAAACAGTGCATTATCATGGTTAGCATAATGGGCATCCAGGCCGGCAGTCTTCATTTGATCAGGCGTAGCATCCTTCGTTAATTTGTAAACCATTGTAGCAATCATTTCCAGATGTGCAAACTCTTCGGTTCCAATATCTGTAAGGAGTCCGATTACCTTATCTGGAATAGTATAACGCTGATTCAAATATCTTAGTGCGGCAGCAAGTTCACCGTCCGCACCCCCATATTGTTCAATTAGATATTTTGCCAGTTTAGGATTGCACGTGCTTACCTTAACCGGATATTGAAGCTTTTTTTCGTAAACCCACATTTTATTCTCAGCCTCCTTAGGAAGTCCGCTAGTAATCCGGCCCTGAGCGCCTCCATATTAAGAAGGCGCCTGAAAATCAATTTAAACCTGCCATGGCCACGGGGGATCATCCCAATTCCATGGCTGTCCCGAATAGCTGTGGCCAAATTGCATTAATGGGCCATATTTGCTCTCTATGGCATTTCTCAGTTTTTTCCGTTCTTTTGCGTAATGGTTGAATTGCTTAATGGCTTCTGAATCATTATTGTGAGTGTCAAGGTACAAAGTCAGATCAACAAGAACAAAGTCTACAGCCTGAAGCTGTTCGAGAAGCTGGTAGTAATCTGCCGGCAATTGTTTCATCACTGCTGTCCCTCCCTGGCTTTTTCATAGGGACTGTACCATGGATCATAGAAAGCCTTCCAAAGCGTACCTGTTTTTAAGGCCTGCATCGGTGTAAACTGTTCAAGTCCTGGCGGCTGGAATCCCATATAAAGGTTTGGAGGTGTGGAATAAGTTTTGACCTTTATAGGAGTGCAGGGGTCAAAGGGGCTTACATATGGGTGCCAGGTTTTACGGAGTGTATTCATCATAATCCCTCCTTTTTATGCGTCAATGAAACTTATGAGAAGCATGGTGTTTTTATGAGTGTTTACTCCAATAAAAAGAGGGAAAAGTTGAGGCAATAGCGAATTTAATAGGTATAATTAATATTACTCTTGAGGTGATGGCAATGTTTGTGAAAAGTATTATGATCCCCAAACATAACTGTAAAACAATCGGACAGGATGCAGCTTTGAAAGAAGCTCTGGCCTTGCTGGAGAACAACCAGATCGATGGACTTCCCGTTTTGGATGGCGATCAATATGCCGGCATAATTACCAGATTTGGTATATACGAGAACTTCTTTTTGGCGGGGAAATCTAAGGAAGATTTTCTTGAAGGAACACTCGTAAAGGATATTGCCACACACCAGGAGCAATATTTACAGGGAAATGAAATTTTTGAAAAAACACTGCTGGATTTAAAGGATTTTCCTTTGCTTGCTGTCTTGGGGGATAACAGCAAATTTCTGGGCATCGTTACTCGCTTTGATGTTCTTGCTCAATTCCAATCTGCTTTTGGAACCAATAAACCTGGTGTCAGAATTGCATTTACCTCTGTAGAAGCGGAAGGACGAATTGCCCGTTTGGCCGAAATCGCCCATTACTTCCATGAACACATCATATCCCTTGTTACTTTTGATGAAACAGACAAGCTGGTCCGCCGCATCGTCATGAAGGTAGAGAAAAATGATAATATGGATAAGTTCATCAGCCGGCTTGAAAAATCCGGTTTCCGTGTTCTGGATATTTCGGAAGATTAATGTATATATAGTCAACAAAATCAATCCTTCTCATACACTCTGTATGGGAGGGGTTTTTAGTGTTTGTAACTTTGCTGAAGCTGGTGACTGGCTTTATTGGCGGCATTTTATTTATTAAATTTTTTCCGGTGTCTATTCCAATGGGCATTTCAGATATGATTGTTATTTTTGTGCTCGAGCCGGCAGGCTTTGTCCTGGGCATGACATTTTTTCTTATCTCCTTTATAGCCAACGCAGAAATCATTAGGATGATCATTGAATGGACTGCCGGGGTTTTTAAAAATATCAAGTCATTGAAAGAAAGCAATGCTTTGTTTGGGACTGTTCTGATCTTATTGCTGATGGGATGCTTTTTTACTTTGTCAGTTCTTTCGCCATGGGAAGCGTTTGCCCTTTTCTGTTTTTCGGCAATCTATGGTATTATTTCTTTAGATTTCAAGAAAATCAATTTTGCTGGAGACTGAGTAAAGGCGATTGATGGCAGGAGGATTTATGATATACTTAATAGCTTTAGCCTTAATTGGCGGTACAGGTTTACTATTGTTTATGCTTAGGGAGGCATTTGCAGATAGAATTATATATAAAGAGCTTACTTTTCCTGAATTCCCGGAAAGCTTTGGTGAAATAAAGCTTTTTTTTATTTCTGATATTCATAGGAGGACAGTATCAGAAACCATGATTGGGGAGATAAAAGAGAAGAAGCCTGATCTGGTGATTATCGGCGGTGATCTCTTGGAAAAAGGAGTTCCTTTTGATAGAGTAAAGAAAAACCTGCTGAGTTTGAAGGAATGCGGGCCTGTCTATTTCGTGTGGGGGAACAATGATTATGAAGTGGATTACCATCAGCTCGACGCCCTCCTCCTCGAATGCGGAGTTAAAATTCTTGATAACACTGCCCTCTCCTTTGAATCAGCGGAAGGTGAGCGCTTTATTCTGCTGGGAACAGATGATCTTAGCAAAGAGAGGGATCGGCTCGACCTTGCACTTGAGGATGCAGGCTCTGATGGATTTCGGGTTCTCGTCAGCCATGATCCGCGAATCATTAATAGTATAGAAAAAGAACAAAATATTCACCTTGTCTTAAGCGGGCATACACATGGGGGTCAAATACATATTTTGGGGTATAGCCTATATGAAAAGGGACGGATAAAAGTGCTGCCGCAAACAACAATTCTGATCAGCAACGGCTATGGTACGACTGGAGTGCCTTTAAGGCTGGGGGCAAAGTCTGAAACTCACTTCATCACCTTAAAAAAAGCTGATATCGACGCTGCAAAATAAAAACACATCCAGATTTTACAATTCTTACAGCTGTTTTTATACTTTTTAAGTAGGTATAAGTTCTGAAATTAATCGCTGTCCAGCTGGCTCGAGGGCATGGCGATCTGTTAATTAGCATTGAAGGGAGGGCTGGGCATGGCAACTGAAGAGGGTAAATATAATATCAAGGCTGTTTCTAAGATGCTCGGCATTCAGCCAGGAACCTTAAGAGCATGGGAAAGACGATATCAAATCGTTGCCCCAAAGAGAAATGAATCCGGCCATAGACTATACACCGAAGAGCATATCAAAATATTAAAATGGCTGATCAGCAAAGTGGATCAGGGTTTTTCCATCAGCCAGGCTGTTTCCCTTCTGGAAAACAAGGAACTAAATGCTGAGCCGCTTCAGATGGATAAGGAAGGAGACCGGTCGGGTGCCCTCGCCAATGAGCTGCTTGAAGCTCTTCTTCATTTTAATGAATCCAAAGCGCATGATTTGATTAATCAGGCTTTTAGTTTTTACACAATTGATAAAGTATTAATTGATATTTTAGGCTCTCTTTTAGTGAAAATCGGGCATCTATGGGAGGAAGGAAAAATAACCAGTGCTCATGAGCATTTTGCCTCGTCCATATTAAGATCAAGAATAGGGATGATTCTTCATTCCTTTCCGCATAACGGGGTTCTGCCAAAAGTGGTCGCAGTTTGCGGCCCTGGAGAAGCTCACGAATTAGGGCTTTTAATTTTTACTTTATTCCTGCGGAGAAGAGGATTTGAGGTTGTTTACCTTGGGACAAGCATTGCTGATGAAGATATTGACACTGTAATTGAAGTGGTTAAACCCAAGTTTTTGTTCTTATCCTGTACATTGAAGTCTAACGTGCCGGAAACCCTTAAACTTTCAGAGAGACTTACCGGGACTTATGGAAACCTGCATGTAGGCATTGGGGGATTCGGCATTGATTCCCTTGGCAGCGAAGAAAAAATGAAGTATGAACAGTTTATACCCGGCAGTTCTCCGCAAGAATGGGAAGAATGGATTAAAGAACGGCTCTTATAAAAAAAGATCTGGCGGTCAATTGCCGGGTCTTTTCTTTTGGCTGTTTTCGTAAAGTTTGTTGATTTTTCATAACTTAGTTTAATTTGCTGAGTTGATTGGAGCGGAGGGCACTTGACTCCTGCGGGAGGCTCGCATTCCTCCCCGCGGAAAGCAAGTGCCTGCAGCGGAAATCAACGGGCAGAATTCATAAACAAAAAACAACAAGCTTTGAAAAAAGACGACTCACAAACTAATCAATATTTCATACACTAAACCAAAGAGTTGGTTCAGGTCAGGGGGCTTATAATGCGCTTAGAACGTTTGAATTATAATAAAATCAAAATCTTTCTCACTTTAGATGACTTGAATGATAGGGGACTGACTAAGGAAGATGTCTTGAAGGATTCATTAAAATGGCATCAGCTTTTTCATGAAATGCTTGAAGAGGCAAGTGAAGAATTTGGTGTAGACATTCAGGGCTCAGTTGCAGTGGAGATATTCTCCATGCAGGCACAGGGAATGGTGATGATTGTTACGATGGAGGAGCAGATGGATGAAGAGCTCCTTGAGGATGGTTTTATTGAAATGCAGGTAACTGTTGATGGCAGTGAAGATATATTATTCGAATTCCGGGATTTTGAAGATGTAATTCAAATGGCAAAAAGTCTGAACAGCGTGCAGATTGAGGAAGGGAGCCTATATTGTTATAAGGAAAAGTATTTTTATCATGCAGCTGATTTAGAGGGAGAAAATATTCATCGGGTAATTGCCATATTAGCTGAGTATGGCGATTCAGCTTTTACCAGCATTCACGTTATTCAGGAATATGGGAAAGTGCTTATCGAGACCAGCGCTGTAAAAAAGCTGATGGACTATTTCTCTTAAAGTGGAAGAGGGGAATCAACCTCTTTTTTTTTTGATTGCTGCTCTTTTGCAAGATCTCAAAAAAATTAGCAGACATAGGTAATAACAGCGAAACACCGAATCTGGATTAATAGCTCATGAATTATAAAAAAATTGGGTAAACCAAATATAGTTAAACAGCTGCAATAATATCAAATATAAGGCTGTTTCTTTAAAAAAACAACAAAAGGAAATAGGATGTTTCTTTTGTACTCGAGCGGGAAAAGAAGTACTGGGAGAATACAGAAAATTCCCTTTAATACCAACGCTGATAGCGTTTTCATGTAAATATCAAAAAATGCGGAAAACTTCATTATTCTTCTTGCATAAATTAGGCAAAGGTGTATACTATTCCATGGAAGCGGACAACTAATGAAAGTGATTTTTCTAGGAGGTTTACAAATGGTAGCCGAGAAAGGTACTGATTCAAATAAAGCTGAAAAATTGGACGTTTTAAAGTCGACTCAAACGGTCATACATAAGGCTTTAGGGAAGCTGGGTTATTCTGATGAGGTGTATGAGCTTCTTAAAGAGCCAATTCGTATGATGACAGTGAAAATTCCTGTACGGATGGATGACGGAACAGTAAAAGTCTTTACTGGCTACCGGGCCCAGCATAATGATGCTGTTGGTCCTACTAAAGGCGGTATTCGTTTTCACCCGAATGTAACTGAAAAGGAAGTAAAGGCACTGTCTATTTGGATGAGCTTAAAATGCGGAATTGTAGATCTTCCATATGGCGGAGGTAAAGGTGGAATCGTGTGTGACCCGCGCGATATGTCCTTCGGTGAGTTAGAGCGGCTAAGCCGCGGGTATGTTCGGGCAATCAGTCAAATTGTGGGGCCTACTAAGGATATTCCTGCGCCTGATGTATTTACCAATTCGCAGATAATGGCATGGATGATGGATGAATACAGCCGGATTGATGAATTTAATTCCCCAGGCTTTATTACCGGTAAACCGCTTGTACTGGGCGGTTCACATGGACGGGAATCAGCAACAGCTAAAGGTGTTACAATTTGCATTCGGGAAGCTGCCAAGAAAAAAGGCATCAACCTTGAAGGTGCAAGAGTTGTTGTTCAGGGATTCGGAAACGCTGGAAGTTTCCTCTCGAAGTTTATGCATGATGCCGGTGCGAAGGTTGTTGGTATTTCAGATGCTTATGGCGGTTTATATGATCCAAACGGCCTTGATATTGATTACCTCTTGGATCGCCGTGACAGCTTCGGCACTGTGACAAAGTTGTTTAATGATACAATTTCAAATAAAGAGCTTCTTGAACTTGATTGCGATATTCTAGTCCCGGCAGCTATAGAAAACCAGATAACAGAAGAAAATGCACATAATATAAGAGCTGGCATTGTAGTGGAGGCGGCTAACGGTCCAACTACTTTGGAAGCAACCCGGATCCTGTCTGAGCGGGGGATCCTGCTTGTCCCTGATGTACTGGCTTCTGCCGGTGGTGTAACAGTATCCTATTTCGAATGGGTTCAAAATAACCAGGGATATTACTGGACTGAAGAAGAAGTAGAAGAAAAGCTTGAGAAAGTCATGGTTAAATCATTCGATAATATTTATCAGACATCCCAAATCCGCCGTGTCGATATGCGTCTGGCTGCCTATATGGTAGGTGTCAGAAAAATGGCTGAAGCTTCTAGATTCCGCGGATGGATTTAACTGTAACTATCTAAAGTAGAACATTTGAATAATCATAAGAAATCTCCTATCATAAACTGATGGGAGATTTTTTATAAACGCAGCATGGAATATTTGTTTTTGGCATTTAAGGAGTGAGAATCTTGAATATAGACGCTATTATTGTTGGGGGAGGGCCCTGCGGATTGGCAGCTGCCATAGCCCTTCAGGAAGCTGGAAAAAACCCCCTTGTTATCGAAAAGGGCAATATCGTAAACGCAATATACCACTACCCAACACACCAGACTTTCTTCAGCACAAGCGAAAAGCTCGAAATCGGCGGTGTGCCCTTCATAACGGAAAATTACAAGCCTAAGAGAAACCAGGCGCTAACGTATTACCGGGAAGTGGTGAAAAGAAAGGGCATTAAGATTAATGCTTACGAGAAAGTTCAATATGTAATAAAGAATCAATCTGAAGCATTTGACGTACAAACTGATAAGGGGCATTATACCGTCAATAACGTCATAATTGCAACCGGTTATTACGACCATCCCAATTACATGGGAGTACCTGGCGAGGATCTTTCAAAGGTATTTCACTATTTCAAAGAAGCTCACCCATTTTTTGATAAAGACGTAGCGGTTATCGGCGGTAAAAACTCAAGTGTTGATGCTGCGATCGAACTGGTAAAAGCAGGAGCCAAAGTTACGGTAATCTATCGAGGAACAGAATATTCACCAAGCATAAAGCCATGGATTCTGCCTGAGTTTGAGTCTTTAGTGAGAAATGGCGTCATTAAAATGGAATTCAATGCACATGTGAAAGAAATCAGTGAAAATAAGCTATTATATAAGGTGGATGGTAAAACTTTTGACATTAAGAACGATTTTGTATTTGCCATGACTGGCTACCATCCTGATCACGAATTTTTAAGAAGTATGGGTATTCAAATTAATGATGAAACAGGGCGTCCCCAATTTAACCCTGAAACGATGGAAACGAATGTCCCTGGAATATTTATTGCAGGTGTGATAGCTGCCGGAAATAATGCCAACGAAATTTTTATTGAAAATGGGAGATTTCATGGCGGACAAATAGCTAAAGCAATCATTGAAAAAGAGAGCGAAAGCAGCAAAGGCTGATCACTTAAGATCAGCCTTTTAATTATATTTGAAAAATCTCTTCGATATTTTGCTGCGTTTCCAATCCAATTAACAGTTTAATTCTGGCTTTTTGCCCATTAAGTCCATTTGAGAAAATAACACCCATATCCTTGAGATGTTTTCCTCCTCCGTCATAACCATATACATCTTGTGCAATTCCATTGAAACAGCGGGAAACCAATACAATCGGAATGTTTTTTTCAGTAAGGGCTTTAATGCCCTCAATTGTGGCTGGAGGGAGATTACCTTGTCCAAGTGCTT
This region includes:
- a CDS encoding genetic competence negative regulator, yielding MRLERLNYNKIKIFLTLDDLNDRGLTKEDVLKDSLKWHQLFHEMLEEASEEFGVDIQGSVAVEIFSMQAQGMVMIVTMEEQMDEELLEDGFIEMQVTVDGSEDILFEFRDFEDVIQMAKSLNSVQIEEGSLYCYKEKYFYHAADLEGENIHRVIAILAEYGDSAFTSIHVIQEYGKVLIETSAVKKLMDYFS
- a CDS encoding CBS domain-containing protein; the encoded protein is MFVKSIMIPKHNCKTIGQDAALKEALALLENNQIDGLPVLDGDQYAGIITRFGIYENFFLAGKSKEDFLEGTLVKDIATHQEQYLQGNEIFEKTLLDLKDFPLLAVLGDNSKFLGIVTRFDVLAQFQSAFGTNKPGVRIAFTSVEAEGRIARLAEIAHYFHEHIISLVTFDETDKLVRRIVMKVEKNDNMDKFISRLEKSGFRVLDISED
- a CDS encoding YpbF family protein, encoding MESPIRMLDERTDQATRKMLEKVVERKQKFDRFKSWHLIAMWATVFISFLFLFYLYKSVMQPYSYSFASMFSAFVNQSANFYLLVFTVGLYGLMNLLREKREKAEKEFHALRCEIIDKSKDLWKKEDEWKNRHTVFEMMKKNYDINLYHENK
- a CDS encoding spore coat protein CotJB; translated protein: MKQLPADYYQLLEQLQAVDFVLVDLTLYLDTHNNDSEAIKQFNHYAKERKKLRNAIESKYGPLMQFGHSYSGQPWNWDDPPWPWQV
- a CDS encoding Glu/Leu/Phe/Val family dehydrogenase; the encoded protein is MVAEKGTDSNKAEKLDVLKSTQTVIHKALGKLGYSDEVYELLKEPIRMMTVKIPVRMDDGTVKVFTGYRAQHNDAVGPTKGGIRFHPNVTEKEVKALSIWMSLKCGIVDLPYGGGKGGIVCDPRDMSFGELERLSRGYVRAISQIVGPTKDIPAPDVFTNSQIMAWMMDEYSRIDEFNSPGFITGKPLVLGGSHGRESATAKGVTICIREAAKKKGINLEGARVVVQGFGNAGSFLSKFMHDAGAKVVGISDAYGGLYDPNGLDIDYLLDRRDSFGTVTKLFNDTISNKELLELDCDILVPAAIENQITEENAHNIRAGIVVEAANGPTTLEATRILSERGILLVPDVLASAGGVTVSYFEWVQNNQGYYWTEEEVEEKLEKVMVKSFDNIYQTSQIRRVDMRLAAYMVGVRKMAEASRFRGWI
- a CDS encoding metallophosphoesterase, with amino-acid sequence MIYLIALALIGGTGLLLFMLREAFADRIIYKELTFPEFPESFGEIKLFFISDIHRRTVSETMIGEIKEKKPDLVIIGGDLLEKGVPFDRVKKNLLSLKECGPVYFVWGNNDYEVDYHQLDALLLECGVKILDNTALSFESAEGERFILLGTDDLSKERDRLDLALEDAGSDGFRVLVSHDPRIINSIEKEQNIHLVLSGHTHGGQIHILGYSLYEKGRIKVLPQTTILISNGYGTTGVPLRLGAKSETHFITLKKADIDAAK
- a CDS encoding MerR family transcriptional regulator, whose product is MATEEGKYNIKAVSKMLGIQPGTLRAWERRYQIVAPKRNESGHRLYTEEHIKILKWLISKVDQGFSISQAVSLLENKELNAEPLQMDKEGDRSGALANELLEALLHFNESKAHDLINQAFSFYTIDKVLIDILGSLLVKIGHLWEEGKITSAHEHFASSILRSRIGMILHSFPHNGVLPKVVAVCGPGEAHELGLLIFTLFLRRRGFEVVYLGTSIADEDIDTVIEVVKPKFLFLSCTLKSNVPETLKLSERLTGTYGNLHVGIGGFGIDSLGSEEKMKYEQFIPGSSPQEWEEWIKERLL
- a CDS encoding YpdA family putative bacillithiol disulfide reductase, producing the protein MNIDAIIVGGGPCGLAAAIALQEAGKNPLVIEKGNIVNAIYHYPTHQTFFSTSEKLEIGGVPFITENYKPKRNQALTYYREVVKRKGIKINAYEKVQYVIKNQSEAFDVQTDKGHYTVNNVIIATGYYDHPNYMGVPGEDLSKVFHYFKEAHPFFDKDVAVIGGKNSSVDAAIELVKAGAKVTVIYRGTEYSPSIKPWILPEFESLVRNGVIKMEFNAHVKEISENKLLYKVDGKTFDIKNDFVFAMTGYHPDHEFLRSMGIQINDETGRPQFNPETMETNVPGIFIAGVIAAGNNANEIFIENGRFHGGQIAKAIIEKESESSKG
- a CDS encoding spore coat associated protein CotJA codes for the protein MNTLRKTWHPYVSPFDPCTPIKVKTYSTPPNLYMGFQPPGLEQFTPMQALKTGTLWKAFYDPWYSPYEKAREGQQ
- a CDS encoding LysM peptidoglycan-binding domain-containing protein, with translation MNKEDPYRDQAERLRKKIDRKQETGDSGQKSALPPRSRIHQEKRKKNKWRVKYPVIRLLALFFILLPITIFSIYQYISSDKSINTGLNAESEEMGSETVVFATNDEDEGTTIEVREEQESEKPKKAEKAEETQEKEAASDQEKKQVPQKSAAEDKGSEPASDKEAKETASVSTDPSKTAGTQEELKKEGKVVYHTVQPKETIFRIAMTYYKSQSGIEIIKQANNLPSNEIQTGQVLKIPLEQ
- the cotJC gene encoding spore coat protein CotJC translates to MWVYEKKLQYPVKVSTCNPKLAKYLIEQYGGADGELAAALRYLNQRYTIPDKVIGLLTDIGTEEFAHLEMIATMVYKLTKDATPDQMKTAGLDAHYANHDNALFYHNAAGVPWTASYIQAKGDPIADLYEDIAAEEKARATYQWIINMSDDPDLNDGLRFLREREIIHSQRFREAVEILKEERDKKKFF